Part of the Archocentrus centrarchus isolate MPI-CPG fArcCen1 chromosome 4, fArcCen1, whole genome shotgun sequence genome is shown below.
GGCAGAAAGCCTGGGTTAACAGAGAAAATTAATAAACATGGTTGTGATACTCGTCAGCTGTCAAACCAGCTAATACAATGAAAGCCTGGTTGTGTTGACCTTCGTTCCTCAGGTCTATTATTTTGAGTTGATAAGTGTGTTACACTGGCAGGTATGACTGCATGTGATGCACTGCCCGGACACTCGGTCAGCAGCCAACAGGAGGACGCTGTCGTTGCTGATTTCAGGGCCAATGCTAGGTAGCTAGTTAtcagcagcagattttttttcaggcaTCAGCATTGTTGTCTGCTTTGGTGTTGTCTGGTATTCGTGCACTGTAGCTGTCATCCTCACTTTAGAAGAAGTTTTGAATGTGTGGCTAAAGGTGTGAGGTGtaaatctaaaaacaaaatgcagaagcaagTTCAGCGATCACGGTCATATTTTGAGGTCGTCCATTCCGGTGAGTGCACAGCTTGCCAGATGCAATTTGAGATAACACTACCCTGCTGAGTATCACACACTACTCAAGTAAGCAGTCTACACATGTGCGTAGTGTTACTACTTCTGTCTGCAGCCGCTACATGTGGTTTCAGTTTTCAGACAGCTTTCTTCACTGAAAACATGTTCAAACCAAGACTCTCAAACCTTTTATTTTCATCTTGAATATCCTTTCATTCAGTAGCTGCAAACATCCTCTTTTATAAAGATCGCTGCATGTAACAATGACAGTGCAACTGGTGCCCCAGATGGCTTGGAAGTCAAGTCAATAGCAATTATTGTAGCTTGGGTTCATGTTAATTCAGCCCCAGGAACTACTCGCAGCCAAACAATACATGCTTGCTTAGGTTCTACTTAAGGTGCTACTTTAAGTAAAGGTCTTTGTGTTTAAAGTGCAATTATTCTACACCTAGTGCAGCATTTACTACTTGTTCAGCTCTGAAGATGAGATTGTGAGGTCTTAATGACATTGTGCAGAGGGTTACTGACCTAGCAACCAATCAGATACAGGCAGGTACAATAAAAACTGTGAAtctctgatattttttttttccagttcatcaTGCAGCTCATCCCATCTTTCTCACAGCAATGAATATTTGCATCAAGGCATGAGGATTCACAGCAGGGTCCAAAGCATGATTCACTCACACATGTAAACAAGATCATTTATGGTAGACGCTCTGATCTGATGTGTGCCTGAGTGATGATCAAACTGCTGTTAATTCTTACAGCTTTCTGGGTACAGATGTGCTAACATAGTCACTCATGATAACTGAATGACTCGAAACGAAAGGAAAattactgaaattaaaatttcacCCTTAATTTTACACCgccttgtttttctctctggtaattctgcaaatgaaaaaaaaaaattctgcaaaTGAGTACATCTTGTctctgagttgttttttttttttttttttctttaactgcgATGAATGAAGCCTGGCTGCTAGGCGACAGTCAAATACGAAATTGCATCCCCCTCCTGGTCTCAGTCTTCCTACTTTAAATCACCTTTGTGGCATTCATGGGGATGCTGTTGATGCTCTTACTCCTTGTCAAACTCTCCGTAGGGCTTTTTGTCTTCCCGGTGCCACCTGCTGCTTCATCCTCGTTTTTACGAAAGCAGTAGACCCCATAGAGGCGGAATTTTTTATCGGGGAAGCCAAGGTTTCGGACTCCTGGCTGGGAGCCTCCACAGCGAGAACGGGGGTTGACTATGGGGTACCGGATGCTGCCATCCTCAAGCCAGCCTGCTTCACAGCGATCCAGCAGTTGAAACTTCCACGCTGCATAAAGCTGACCCACTTTGGCCGCCACTGAACCATCTCGAATGCACGCCTTAATCGCCTCCACATAGTTCACCTTCTTGAAGCGCTTGAGGAAATACACTTTGCCTAAGGCAATAAAAAGAGAGGCAAAGGAAAGTTGTTTGTTGTAAGAATGTTAAAAGGTGAAGGAAAACAGAGCCTGTGCATTGTTCAGAGGGACAAAAGGGAAGAGAATGAGAGGAGGAAGCCCCAGAGACAAGCTAAGCCCTGAGGGTAGATATTCACAGCTTTCCTGGCCTCTCTGCCTGATTGTGTTCAAAATATCAAATCATTCCAATGACCGTCTGGGCTGCTGTTCAAAATCGAAAGGCAATACTGTATCAGTGAGCAGAACTCTAAAATTGCTCTTAAAATTCTTCAGTTTTTGCTTTCATCTTACCTCTGGGGAGACTTTTCGCCTGGTGGTGTATTAAAGAAATCAGTATCCTAATAAGTTAACTTGTTTGAACTGAGCTGAATCACAAGATACCTTCACCTAAGACAGAAGCAAAGAATAAACAGTCCAAGCCAAGAATAAAAGTCTGCTGGTTTCTCAAGCCAACTCTTTATGAAAATCATGTCAGCAAGCACAGCTTTGCAGTTGGCTCAGCTATTGATTTTATGCTTGTTTATGTGACTGGTGGCTATTAGAGAGGCAGAATATTGTCTCATATTTCCCCAGCGGACTTTCGGTAAATGCATTTCAGCTGGACTGAGACACAGCATCGGTCACAACCACTGCTCGAACCTCCTGCCCACAACAGCCCGTCCGCAGTAATTAGCACACAAGGGAAACCATGAGCTACTGTTTAAGGTTTCTGTCAAAACCACCTTTTTCTCACGGAGTAAAGGCACTGGTTCGTTTCCCATGATTAGGCTTTCCCTAAACAGTTTGTGATTGAATAAAATTGTCTTTAATTCTTTTAAGCATCTCATAAACAAGTATGCAGGCTTGAACTCTTTTTTTGGGAAActattttaatttcacagcagTGATTCAACATTTTACAAAGCCCATTTGTTTCCCTCTGACAGTTAAATGTGAGGGCTTGTAGGGCTTTCATATCAAAATATACACTGaaagaaacaaactgcatttgAAGGAAACAACCATGATCTATAAAGTTTATTAACTGAACTGTTGAATCTCCTTTTTTTCATGTGGAAATAAAGCTGAAGTGTAAAACACTACAATTCACTGTAGTATTCAGGCAGGTGCATTTAACTTCTTGGAGTCTTGCTGTTTGCCTATTCTCCCGCCAAGAAATATTCTGGCACATAACCCCTTTAAAGCtgtctatttttgtttttatcttttttttatacttgtGCGATCgaggaaataagaaaaagtgtttttttgttttttgtgagcTTTAGAGGTGCTAGAAGGTAGATTTTGTTATCATTTAGTTTCCCTCGAGGCACTTCTCATCTAACACGCTGCGAGAAAGCAAATTTGAGTATATAGTACAATCGATGTGGGTTATTTTTTATATACTGATTACTCTGAGTGACCATGTCCTTCTGTAACAAATGAGTAATAAACCATGTCACATTTTGACTGACCCACAACTACACAAAACTTTCCTGCAGTAAAACTAATCCActcttcccctttttttttttgtttgggctTATGAACCTGAAGGTAGCGTGTACAGACTCTCTGCGGGAAAGTGATGTAAATCAAAGAGATGGGAGATGAAAGCCGAAGCTTGGCACCCAGAGGACACTGTGGCCCTAGCAGGGCTGAATCAACATAGCCTGATTTAAATCCAATGGCCTTAGGCCTGCAAGATCACAGGCAGAGATCAGAGACATGGGCCTCATTTCCCCCTGGTCTAACACTCATGATAGATCCTCTTTTTACAAGTAGCAGCATGACAAACTAGCTCTTGCaagtttttgttctttcttaatatcacaccacagatgctgGATCCTATTGAATATTTGTTGCATTGTCACTGAGATAGACTACAAACTATGTATCTCCATCTCTCACCATTGGGTTTGGAAGTGAAGCAGAAAGCATCATAGCGCTCATCTTCCTTGTGCCTGTAGCCATAGTTCCGAACACCAGCTGGAGTGTCTTTACGTCCGCACTGGTCTCTGGGATGAGAGATAGGGTATTGAACCGAGCCGTCCTCCAGCCATCCAGCATTGCACCAGTCTAGTCCCTCCAGCCATGCCTGCAGAAAAAGATAATGTAGGTTAGTGGGTCATACTAAAGGATTAAAGACATTGTAAAGAGGAGAACGAATTCAGTTTATCTCCTCTGACATAACACCATTGCACTTGACTTTACTGCATACAGCCTTTGAGAGTGGGAGGACTGACCTGCAGTAAAATTCCTGATCTGCATATGCTTAATTTTAGACTTACTGCTGCCCTAAAAAGTTTATGACACCACCAAGCAAGCATATTGCAATAACTAAAAATGGTGCCTGTAGACTAATGTACTGTGGAAGGTGTGATCAGTATAGATCCTAGCTAGTGACAGCTCTTCAGTATGAGAGCCTGTCCATGTTTGAACCAAACAGAGTATGTGAACTCACTTTGTGCAGCTGAGAATGAGAAGCTAGAATGGCATCCTGCTTTTTGCAAGTATCCTCAGCCTGGTAGTAGTTAAGCTTATAGCGCCCCTCACGGGGATAGTAGGGAAAGACCACTCCTACGGGTAGCAGAATCAGAGCAGGAAGCTGTAAAAGTCTAAACATTTTATGCAGACATGTAGATCAAAATTTACAAGATATCTTGTAGTTATCCCAAAGATGATAAAGTCCTTTGTTGCAGCGCTTAAAATTTAAGTTAAACACCAAacacatacagtcatgtgaaaaagaacgtTTTCAGTTgattctgtgcagtcctgtaaaaaaaacacagtggacactcaatgcttccataggaattaaaagggtgatgctaatcaaatgcacttgattaactgatcatcagcgaGTCTGAGCACCTCTTTTTAAAAGTAGACATTTTGGCACTTtgttggtctggagcattcaggtgtgtactaacacaatgccaagaagGAATGATAGGGAAGCAATTATTGCTGCCTATCAGTCTGGGAAGgataataaagccatttccaagcaatttgaagtccatcactCTACACTGAAAAAGATTATTCActagtggaaaacattcaagacgtCTTCCCAGGAGTGCACGTCTCAGAATATTCGCCCCAAAGTCAAACCATAAAATGCTCacagaaattgcaaaaaactAAGTgatacatctcagactctgcaggcctcagttgaCATGTTAAATGTAAAGTTcctgacagtacaattagaaaaagactgaacaatcGTGGCTTGTTTGAAAGGGTTGTCGGGAGAAAGCCTCTTTCTAAAAAGAACGCGGCAGCACGTCTTAattttgcaaagctgcatctgaacaaaccacaagatttctggaacaatgtcctttggacagaggggaccaaagtggaaatgtttggGTATAATGCATTATTTggtaaaaactaaacacagcatatcaacacTAATACCTCAGACcaactgtaaaacacagtggtggtgatttggacttgttttgcaactgctggacctgggcacatttcagtcattgagttgacagTGAACTCCTCCGAGTATAGAAAGTATAAGAAATGAATCGAGGTGTTGCAATGGCACTAGTCCCAGTCAAGTGcataaacctcaatgaactgaagcagtgCAGTAAGgaagaatgggccaaaatctCTCAACAATGATGTCAGAGACTGAtacagtcatacagaaaatgattacttcaagttactgcAGCCTACGGTGGATCTATAATCATAGGCTGCACCTTTTACAGAAATGCACAGAGTCTTGACAACTTCTTTTTGACTGTCACAAAGTatatttaataactttaaatgaaatattaaataataatataattctaaaacaaaagtaaaatatCCCAAATTCAATAAAGCAAACTAAAATGGAACTACAAATGACtttgaaaacagtaaaaaaaaaagtatcacatGACATTTTAAGTGTCACAGTATAacagagtgtaaaatgtaacagTGCGAGACTGAACATTTCAACAAAATCTCCTCCAAACGAGCCAATTCCTGACCTTCTAAGTCAAGGTTGACAAATCCTGTATCATCTTCCATGTCATTAGTGACCTCACACTCATAGCGGCCATAGTCCTCCAGTGTGACATTTTGGATGATCACCGACGCGTCACCTGGTCCTGCTTGCTCCAGAAACACGCGGCCTCGATACGAACCGAACACACGCTGCTGCCTGGAGAGATTAGAGAGAGACTCTTGTCCCTAAAGCTGCTGTTAGCAAAATGATTCAGAGCGCTTCAACCTGAGAAAATGCTTGAATGATGAACTGTGTGTGGCAGAGCTTATTATGTCAGTGTATTTCATCTGTGCGGGTTCATGAAAATCCTTACCAAATGGATGCGTGTTTTGCAAGTGTgtgcaaaacaataaaacacgcAGCAGTGAAACAAAAGGAAatctaaaaatctaaaatcaGAAAATTAGTTAAAACAAAAGTCTGAGATGGACTGATTGAGAATAAAGATGCAGAATTTACTTTCCCAGTGCTACAAAGACGTCCTCGAACTGCAGGGTATCTGTCACTTTGGTCCATTTAATCCTGATGCGAGCAGGATCGGCATTCTCCGGCTCGTGATGGAATCTGCAGGGCAAAGTGATGGAGCCACCccgatgtgtcaccactttacCGGGAGCTGTCTGCACAATCACAGCTCCGGTGTCATCCtctgaaaggaaagaagaaacgcggggggggggggctgcattTATTCAGTGATAGCACCGAAACATTTTTAGTAATATTCCTGATctgtttaaatttttcttttatatgcaAGTTAGTTGCTAATGATTCTCCTTATTGAGAATAGTTCCTGGCCAGAAGTCTATACTATGAATTGTCCACCTTGGTTAAATGGGCAAATAATACCGGAATGGTAAATACATGTGGATAAGCAAGGAATTCCCCATTATAATACTAATATGTGTGGTCAAGCACTTATAATTCACCCTACACATGACCAATACTTGTAACGCTAATCATAAAATTCAGTCTTTGATTCTCTTTGTGAGGCTTATCTCTGTAAGATGTGTGCAAAATTAAATCAGCGTCAGCTAATAAAGCGTGTGCTGTTTACTTGTGCCATCACATTACTGCCCCAGTAATTCAGCATATCAACAGTGGagaccatttttttctttctatcaaAGGGTCCAGTGCTCAGCACACTCATCCCTCTGTCTGACTCTATCACCAGATTCTCACTCTAAAACTTTTACCTCCACTTCTGCAGAGAGCGATTCAGCAACATGACCCAAGACTAATGGCAACCACAGTCCTCTTCATCCAAATGGACAACAAGACCTATTTAGCATTTTTGGCAGACATTTGTCCagacgctgtgtgtgtgtgtgcgtgtgtgcatgtgtatgtgtgcgtgtgtgcacacGTGCATGCGCACCTAGGCAACCAAAGACACACAACATGTGTGgggtaaacatttaaaatgtttaatgagCAGCTGCAAAAGGTTTTCTGCTATGTTGTGACCAGATAAAGGCACCTACAATTATCCGTGCCAGCCAGCAATTAGTCCTGTCACTGTTACTGGTCTCTGCAAAGTTGTTTATCACCGTCACCCATAAAAGCATCAAGTGGTGTTTAATCAAAACTTTAAGCACATTATTTCTCACCACTAGGGGCTATGCTGTGAAATACTGATGTTAAGCCAAATAACATAATTTTAGGCTTTCATTAGGTTTTACAAATTGCCGGCAGTGCTGATGTTTTCAGATCCACAGGGTTTCTGTATCAGTCACTTTGAAAAGGGGGTCCTACTGGTTACTCTGGGATCTGGAAGGTGCAGGACTTTCTTTTGGCTACTGTATGCTTCTAAGTTATAATATTTCATTGAAAAATATCATACTTTAGTGTGGATTTTCATAAGAATTTATTGATACCAGTGCTATCATTGATTCTGTTTACAGTATCTTAGGCTCAAGCAGGATTTCAGCATTAAGTGTTTAAGTTATCTTCTGGGCTAAACACAGtacagaaaaagagaagaaagcctgtgtgtgtgactcaAGTGAGCCAGAGCCCCACTGCCTTAAGTTTGGTATCGTGTTTTGAAATGGACAGTCTGAAAATAGCTACAAAAGAAACATAATAAAAAGAATTGGTAAGCTGGTTAGTAAGTTGGTTAGTACACGCTTACttcttccataggaattaagagggtaagtggTAGCCAGGTGacgctaatcaaatgcacttgatttgctgatcatcagcaagtgtgagcacctctgtaaaagcagatgttttggtgGTTTGTTGGACggaagcattcaggtgtgtgttaatacaATGTCAAGAAGGAAGGATAGAGAAGCAATTGTTATTGCCCATCAGCCTGAGAAGGGTAATGAGGCCATTTCCAagcaatttgaagtccatcattcgaCAGTGTGAAAGATTATTCACTAGTGGGAAACATGCAAGACAGCTGACAATCTTCCCAGAAGTGCACGTCCCAGAAAATTCACCCCAAAGTCAGACCATAAAATGCTCACGGAAATTGCAGAAAAACAAGAGacacatctcagactctgcaggcctcagttaaccTGATTGTAAAGAacagtgggccaaaatttcACCACAATAatttgagagactgataaactcagacagaaaaaaattaccTCAAGTTATTGCCGCTAAAAATAGTTCTACAAGTTACTGAATCATGGCATGTACATACCTTTTCACAgacagtttttgttaaataaatcatGTAATAAATCATGTTCTTGTTCAACTGAGGTTGCATTTACCTAATTTGAGAATCTGCTAAGGATTAGATCAttttttatgtcctgatacataaaaccttaggACTGAAAAAttgtgtgctttctttttcacataactGAACATACTAGTATCTAAAACTTGATAATTTCATGAAGTGTTTATAAGTCTGTAACACATCAACTGTAAGAacatataaaattaaatactaACCAACTACTAAAATCACATATAATATTCAAGTAAATGATGTTGGACAACATATGGGTCACAAGAGTTACATTATTTAAAGCTATTCTACTTCAAGAGCAAGTAGCTTCTGCATTGCAGGTAATATGGACAGCCATAACTACTGCAGTCAATAATCTCAgatgttttctatttttctggcAAGTAAAATGTTTATCACAGTCCTTAGGTGGGCAGTGTTTAATGGGATGCTCGCAGCTCTGATGATGAAcaaagctgaaagctctgcttGTGAAGATTCTGTGTTACAAAGACCGAAACGGTCAAGGTAGCTTTATCTGCACAGCCCAGTGTCATGTAAATGAGCGAATAAAATGGCCAAGAAATGCTGCACAAAGTAGTGTGGAATGTGGAATATATTATGTATTAATGTGAATGCGGGTACACTGAGTTTTGAAGCCTTAGTGGAGACCTCTGGATCATGAAACccataaaaagttaaataagtGTATTTTGCCTGCACTCTAAGATGACCTAGCTGAGGTTAATAAAGCTGTTCAACTTTTCAATAACTTCACCAGTAACTTTTTTATCACTATCTTAGTAAAAGTCTTGCTGCAGACAGTCTACATTTCCTTCATGTTTTTGAGCACACTCAGCCTCAGATTGATATAAATGTAATTGTTAATACAAATGAAAGAGTAAACTGGCCTTACCAAGAACATGCACTACTTTCCTCCTTCCCTTCTCTGTGTCAGCAGTCAGGGAAGTTACCGAGAGAGCAGAGGTAAGGATGAACGCCACGAAGGACATTTTCCCAAAGATCAGAGGCTGCAGCTGCCTCGAGAACTGCAAGAAAGGACAGAACAGACACGAGAACAGCTTCACATCTTCATTTCCATTCCAGTTCAATGAGAAAAAACTTAGTACAACTTGCCAGCAATGCTAACTTTGGTATTAAATTATATAAGGTCTTAATATACATACcaaataatgttttaaaaattaaaactggaCTATAACCAAACATACAGTATGATACATCAGAAGCAACTAGGCCAAAATTGGTATCTCCTAGATTTTCAGCAATGGTAAAACTCCACCAAAGTAAATGCATATGCCTCTGCAAAACTCTCTGCAGTAAAGCTGGTAACTAAATAACTGAAAACATGCAATCAATTATTCTGGGGGGCTAAAAGTGAGCTAACTTGGCTATATTTGGTTTAGAAAAGAGCCATGCTGTCTGCTCCTGCATTTGCTTTAACCTGTTAGCTCACAGTCACACTGCAGTCTAAACTTAAAGCTTGtttggtacttttttttttatctgcactACCATGCATCTGTACTGAGAActggaaaagtttttttttctgtgaaaagtCTTGGATCAGAAGAGGTCAGGAAGTAAACAATTAACTGCATACATGATTAGCAGAAAAATTATGGCAACTactaaagaaaagaataaaccTGACATTTGTTGTGCTTATAGATGTTAGACATAAGGACTATTATCATCTACGTCCAGCAAAGGGTGACTTTGCTGGAAAACACAGTTTCCCCCTGAATGCTGCTGTTGATTATGCTGGTAAAGTGTTTATTACAGGAGAATGTGTAATGGATGCACAGAGCCAGCATGTGACACCAGTTCTTCTGCTGCATCATATATACGCATGATTGGTCGAGGAGATGGCGCAATGCAAAACACTCAGCACATACTCAGGTCAGAGTTTCACTTCAGTGTGTATggaataaaatcattatagaaGTCATCTTAAAGGGGTCAAGGCAAATGCTGCCACTGCATGCACTGCTAGAGGTCTGCAATGTCAGCGTCACCTGTGAATAATCACTTCCTAAGAAACAGCTCTGCCGCACCACATAAATTCTGAACATGAATTCAGGCCTCAGTGAAGCAGAGTTACTAAAGCAGCTATTTTACATGCACATTGCACACTATAAACAgccctgctgcatcatttctcTCAAGGTTAGTCCAATGATCATCCCTGCGAGCGAGCTGCACAGTAACGTAGCACACAGACCTGCAGAGCAGAGCCATACTATCCGAgcacagaagtgtgtgtgtgaacttacCATGGCTATCACAACAGGATTATTGCCTGGATGAAGAAGATGTGCTGCTGTGAAGCGTTTAACTCCTCAGCCAGGCTAAACGTTGCTCTGCAGCAGCACTCACCTCTCCCCCCACCCCTTTTCCGTTTCCAGTCCCATTGCTGTTCTCTCACTCTGCAGGGGAACCACCGATGTTTGTGGGTCCCGCAGTCCTCCCGATGACGCAGCACATATTTGGTTGTGCACTGTGCGTGGATAAGTTTTCTCTGCCTTATAAAGCCAGTTACAGTGTCACTTATTGGACTGTCATATTGTTTCGGTTAATACAGTGAAAGCTTGTTTACTTTCAGGCAAACCAGTGTTTCTTTTAGAGATCAATATCAATAATAGAAATGTTTGCACTGAAATGCTGACTGCAAATTAAGATTGATTGTTGTATTCAAGACAAATCAAATTCAGTTAAGACAACTTTTATGACTGAGTAAGAGGAAGGTAATAAAGAACACACTTGGAGCtcgtttctttgttttgtttcttttttttttttaacttgttgcAATAAATGTCCAGTAATAAACATTCATAAACCGCACCAATACATTATGCACCCGTGTAGCTCAGCGGTGTCACAAGCGACCGCATCTCAATCCCGCTTTGCGGTGCAGGCGGTGCgtgttcgagtcccggcctatCGCCGGTTTACCCGCTTGTCTTCCCCGCATCTTTCCCCCCCGTGGTTAAAAACTACACTTTTAGGGAGACAGTTGATTTTTGTGGCTTCAAAGACTGAACCCACTCATGCACAGGTAACATCTAGCTTCAGGACTCTCCTGTGCGAAATCAAAGGTCAAGATTGCAATTAAACAGAAAACGGTCCAAAATCTTGAACGAAAGACGTTTGTCTTTGCAGTCCATTCACTGAATATTTGATGGTGTAGAGGTTGTCAAACAGCTCAGAGAGATAGGTTTGTTCATAAGTTTCTGCAGACTTGTATCCAGTggttaaaaacagaatttctctCATGTTGTCTCCATTCCGCTTATTGATGTGGACTATTCTTGCTgctccattttcttttgctttggtTTTCCTACCctgtcaaattcaaaattttagCATCACCAGTTAAGTCCAATTCTCAGTAAGTTCCCTTTCCAAATTCTTTGCATTCATTGTAATCTGTTAGTCTCCCTTTtagcccccccctccccatgtCCAACTCTCCGAGGTTCTTCAAGGCGTCTCATCCAGAGTCTTTAGCCTTCTGCTTACTATgctccaccaccatcaccagtgTTTAGACTCTAAGGGGTCTGGTCAATATCTCCTGCTGTCATCTGGGATGTAGCTTCTCACCATAGTCAGACCGCAAAAATCCATCAATTCTTAATTTGCTCTTTTCTTCCAAATGACCTCTCCTTATTGGAATCAGTGATGTGGGTCCCACATCCCAACATCTCTTTTAAACACCACTTGAGCCTAGACTCTCCCTGGAGCATCATAATCCTAACACCATAAGATTCAAAATAAAAGGCCAAACTGTACACAAACAAT
Proteins encoded:
- the hapln4 gene encoding hyaluronan and proteoglycan link protein 4; this translates as MFSRQLQPLIFGKMSFVAFILTSALSVTSLTADTEKGRRKVVHVLEDDTGAVIVQTAPGKVVTHRGGSITLPCRFHHEPENADPARIRIKWTKVTDTLQFEDVFVALGKQQRVFGSYRGRVFLEQAGPGDASVIIQNVTLEDYGRYECEVTNDMEDDTGFVNLDLEGVVFPYYPREGRYKLNYYQAEDTCKKQDAILASHSQLHKAWLEGLDWCNAGWLEDGSVQYPISHPRDQCGRKDTPAGVRNYGYRHKEDERYDAFCFTSKPNGKVYFLKRFKKVNYVEAIKACIRDGSVAAKVGQLYAAWKFQLLDRCEAGWLEDGSIRYPIVNPRSRCGGSQPGVRNLGFPDKKFRLYGVYCFRKNEDEAAGGTGKTKSPTESLTRSKSINSIPMNATKVI